The following coding sequences lie in one Pseudomonas monsensis genomic window:
- the acnB gene encoding bifunctional aconitate hydratase 2/2-methylisocitrate dehydratase, with amino-acid sequence MLEAYRKHIEERAALGIVPQPLNAEQTAGLVELLKNPPAGEEAFLVDLITNRVPPGVDEAAYVKAGFLSALAKGEVTSPLLDKKRAVELLGTMQGGYNIVTLVELLDDAELAPVAAEELKHTLLMFDAFHDVAEKAKNGNVHAKAVLQSWADGEWFKKRPVLEDKISLRVFKVTGETNTDDLSPAPDAWSRPDIPLHALAMLKMARDGIVPDEQGKTGPMKQIEEMRGQGFPIAYVGDVVGTGSSRKSATNSVLWFFGDDIPYVPNKRAGGFCFGSKIAPIFYNTMEDAGALPIEFDVSNMNMGDVIDLYPHAGKVCKHGTDEVITTFEMKTPVLLDEVRAGGRIPLIIGRGLTEKARAELGLPAFDLFKKPEAPAESTKGFTLAQKMVGKACGLAEGQGVRPGTYCEPKMTTVGSQDTTGPMTRDELKDLACLGFSADLVMQSFCHTAAYPKPIDVTTHHTLPDFIMTRGGVSLRPGDGIIHSWLNRMLLPDTVGTGGDSHTRFPMGISFPAGSGLVAFAAATGVMPLDMPESILVRFKGKMKPGITLRDLVHAIPYFAIQNGLLTVEKKGKKNAFSGRILEIEGLEGLTLEQAFELSDASAERSAAGCTIKLSKESITEYLNSNITLLRWMIGEGYGDARTLERRAQAMEAWVANPELMEADADAEYAEVIEIDLADISEPVLCAPNDPDDARLLSSVAGEKIDEVFIGSCMTNIGHFRAAGKLLDQVKGQLPTRLWLSPPTKMDAHQLTEEGYYGIYGKAGARMEMPGCSLCMGNQARVEPNSTVVSTSTRNFPNRLGDGANVYLASAELASVASILGRLPTVEEYMKYAGKIDSMAADVYRYLSFDQIAEFREAAANAKIPVVQA; translated from the coding sequence GTGCTTGAAGCCTACCGCAAACATATCGAAGAGCGTGCAGCCCTGGGTATCGTTCCCCAGCCGCTTAACGCCGAACAAACTGCAGGCCTGGTCGAGCTGCTGAAGAATCCTCCGGCTGGCGAAGAAGCTTTCCTCGTTGACCTGATCACCAATCGCGTACCACCAGGAGTGGACGAAGCCGCTTACGTCAAAGCCGGTTTCCTGTCGGCCCTGGCCAAAGGCGAAGTCACCTCCCCTCTGCTGGACAAGAAGCGCGCTGTAGAACTGCTCGGCACCATGCAGGGCGGCTACAACATCGTGACCCTGGTTGAACTGCTGGACGACGCCGAACTGGCGCCAGTGGCTGCCGAAGAACTCAAGCACACCCTGCTGATGTTCGATGCCTTCCACGACGTGGCTGAAAAAGCCAAGAACGGCAACGTTCACGCCAAAGCCGTGCTGCAATCCTGGGCTGACGGCGAGTGGTTCAAGAAGCGCCCTGTGCTGGAAGACAAAATCAGCCTGCGCGTATTCAAAGTAACCGGCGAAACCAACACCGACGACCTGTCCCCGGCGCCAGACGCCTGGTCGCGTCCGGACATCCCGCTGCACGCCCTGGCCATGCTGAAAATGGCCCGTGACGGCATCGTTCCGGACGAGCAAGGCAAGACCGGCCCGATGAAGCAGATCGAAGAAATGCGCGGTCAAGGCTTCCCGATCGCCTACGTCGGTGACGTGGTCGGTACCGGTTCTTCGCGTAAATCGGCGACCAACTCGGTGCTGTGGTTCTTCGGCGACGACATCCCTTACGTGCCGAACAAGCGCGCTGGCGGTTTCTGCTTCGGCAGCAAAATCGCTCCGATCTTCTACAACACCATGGAAGATGCCGGCGCACTGCCAATCGAGTTCGACGTATCGAACATGAACATGGGCGACGTGATCGACCTGTACCCGCACGCTGGCAAAGTCTGCAAGCACGGTACCGACGAAGTCATCACCACCTTCGAAATGAAGACCCCTGTGCTGCTGGACGAAGTCCGTGCCGGCGGTCGTATCCCGCTGATCATCGGCCGTGGCCTGACCGAGAAGGCTCGCGCCGAACTGGGTCTGCCAGCATTCGACCTGTTCAAGAAGCCGGAAGCACCGGCTGAAAGCACCAAGGGCTTCACCCTGGCGCAGAAAATGGTCGGCAAGGCGTGCGGTCTGGCAGAAGGCCAAGGCGTTCGTCCTGGCACCTACTGCGAACCGAAGATGACCACCGTAGGTTCTCAGGACACCACCGGTCCAATGACCCGTGACGAACTGAAAGACCTGGCGTGCCTGGGCTTCTCCGCTGACCTGGTAATGCAGTCGTTCTGCCATACCGCGGCGTATCCAAAGCCGATCGACGTGACCACTCACCACACCCTGCCTGACTTCATCATGACCCGCGGCGGCGTTTCCCTGCGTCCGGGCGACGGCATCATCCACTCGTGGCTGAACCGCATGCTGCTGCCGGACACCGTAGGTACCGGTGGTGACTCGCACACCCGTTTCCCGATGGGCATCTCGTTCCCGGCCGGTTCCGGTCTGGTCGCGTTCGCCGCTGCCACCGGCGTCATGCCGCTGGACATGCCGGAATCGATCCTGGTGCGCTTCAAAGGCAAAATGAAACCTGGCATCACCCTGCGTGACCTGGTTCATGCGATTCCTTACTTCGCCATCCAGAACGGTCTGCTGACCGTCGAGAAGAAAGGCAAGAAAAACGCCTTCTCCGGCCGCATCCTGGAAATCGAAGGCCTGGAAGGTCTGACCCTGGAACAGGCGTTCGAACTGTCCGACGCCTCGGCCGAGCGTTCGGCTGCCGGTTGCACCATCAAGCTGTCGAAAGAGTCGATCACCGAGTACCTGAACTCCAACATCACCCTGCTGCGCTGGATGATCGGCGAAGGCTACGGCGATGCGCGTACCCTGGAACGTCGCGCGCAAGCGATGGAAGCCTGGGTTGCCAACCCGGAACTGATGGAAGCCGATGCCGACGCCGAATACGCCGAAGTCATCGAAATCGACCTGGCCGACATCAGCGAGCCTGTACTGTGCGCGCCGAACGACCCGGACGACGCCCGTCTGCTGTCCAGCGTTGCTGGCGAGAAGATCGACGAAGTGTTCATCGGTTCGTGCATGACCAACATCGGTCACTTCCGCGCTGCCGGTAAGCTGCTGGATCAGGTCAAGGGTCAGCTGCCAACCCGTCTGTGGCTGTCGCCGCCGACCAAGATGGACGCTCACCAACTGACCGAAGAAGGCTACTACGGCATCTACGGCAAGGCCGGCGCACGCATGGAAATGCCAGGCTGCTCGCTGTGCATGGGTAACCAGGCACGCGTTGAGCCGAACAGCACCGTGGTCTCGACTTCGACCCGTAACTTCCCGAACCGTCTGGGCGACGGCGCGAACGTCTACCTGGCTTCGGCTGAGCTGGCGTCCGTAGCCTCGATCCTGGGTCGCCTGCCGACCGTCGAGGAGTACATGAAATACGCTGGCAAGATCGACAGCATGGCGGCCGATGTTTACCGCTACCTGTCCTTCGACCAGATCGCCGAGTTCCGTGAAGCTGCTGCGAACGCCAAGATCCCGGTCGTTCAAGCCTAA
- a CDS encoding DUF1289 domain-containing protein gives MPNQTIKTPCVGLCSTVYGDLVCRGCKRFHHEVINWNGYGEEEKRAVWLRLEQLLSQVMASKVEIFDPARLRQQLEQRKIRFVPHQSEYCWAYQLIARGARVIINLEAYGMVLLPEFRDWNLPELRDAIDREFFLLSEAHYQRYIAPGFLKDAFGA, from the coding sequence ATGCCCAATCAGACCATCAAGACCCCCTGCGTCGGCCTCTGCTCCACTGTTTACGGTGATCTGGTGTGCCGTGGCTGCAAGCGTTTCCACCACGAAGTGATCAACTGGAATGGTTACGGGGAGGAGGAAAAGCGCGCGGTGTGGTTGCGTCTGGAGCAGTTGCTGTCACAAGTGATGGCGAGCAAGGTCGAGATCTTTGATCCGGCGCGCCTGCGCCAGCAGCTGGAACAGCGCAAGATCCGCTTCGTGCCGCATCAGTCGGAGTACTGCTGGGCGTATCAGCTGATTGCCCGAGGGGCCCGGGTGATCATTAATCTGGAGGCCTACGGGATGGTACTGCTGCCGGAGTTCCGCGACTGGAACCTGCCGGAACTGCGCGATGCCATTGATCGGGAATTCTTCCTGCTGTCGGAAGCGCACTACCAGCGCTACATCGCCCCGGGCTTTTTGAAAGACGCCTTCGGCGCTTGA
- a CDS encoding universal stress protein produces the protein MQAIRSILVVIEPEHSESLALKRAKLIAGVTQAHLHLLVCDKKHDHAGMLSVLKAALLADGYSVTTEQAWNESLHETIIDVQQAEGCGLVIKQHFPDSSLKKALLTPADWKLLRHCPTPVLLVKTSTSWKDRVILAAVDVGNADGEHRHLHTTIIDHGYDIASLAKGYLHVISAHPSPMLSAADTTMQLSETIEARYREQCRAFQAEFDVDDAHLHIEEGPADVLIPFMAHKLKAAVTVIGTVARTGLSGALIGNTAEVVLDALESDVLVLKPQEVEDHLVELTVKH, from the coding sequence ATGCAAGCCATTCGCAGCATTCTGGTGGTCATCGAACCCGAACATTCGGAAAGCCTGGCGCTCAAGCGCGCCAAGTTGATCGCTGGCGTGACCCAGGCTCATCTGCACCTGCTGGTGTGCGACAAGAAGCACGACCACGCCGGCATGCTCAGCGTGCTCAAGGCCGCGCTGTTGGCGGACGGCTACAGCGTCACCACCGAACAGGCATGGAACGAGAGCCTGCACGAAACCATCATCGACGTGCAGCAGGCCGAAGGCTGCGGTCTGGTGATCAAGCAGCATTTCCCCGACAGCTCGCTGAAAAAAGCCCTGCTGACCCCGGCGGACTGGAAACTGTTGCGCCACTGCCCGACCCCGGTGTTGCTGGTGAAAACCTCCACTTCCTGGAAAGACCGGGTGATCCTCGCGGCCGTCGATGTCGGCAATGCCGATGGCGAGCACCGGCATCTGCACACCACCATCATTGATCACGGCTACGACATTGCCAGCCTGGCCAAGGGGTATTTGCATGTGATCAGCGCCCACCCATCGCCGATGCTGTCGGCGGCCGATACGACCATGCAGTTGAGTGAAACCATCGAGGCGCGCTATCGCGAGCAATGCCGGGCGTTTCAGGCGGAGTTCGATGTCGATGATGCGCATCTGCACATCGAAGAAGGTCCGGCGGACGTGTTGATCCCGTTCATGGCGCACAAGCTGAAGGCGGCGGTGACGGTCATCGGCACCGTGGCGCGCACCGGGTTGTCAGGGGCGCTGATCGGCAATACCGCCGAAGTGGTGCTGGATGCACTGGAAAGCGATGTGCTGGTGCTCAAGCCGCAGGAGGTTGAGGATCATCTGGTGGAGCTGACGGTGAAGCACTAA
- a CDS encoding tRNA-(ms[2]io[6]A)-hydroxylase encodes MILPEIHEFLGCRTPDAWVQAALADQETLLIDHKNCEFKAASTALSLIAKYHSHVDLINMMSRLAREELVHHEQVMRIMKRRKIELRQLHAGRYASGLRKVVRSHEPVKLVDTLVVGAFIEARSCERFEALVPHLDEELGKFYFGLLKSEARHFQGYLKLAYQYGDAKDIAQVIEKVRAAEQELIESPDEEFRFHSGVPAAA; translated from the coding sequence ATGATCCTTCCCGAAATCCACGAATTCCTTGGCTGCCGCACGCCCGACGCCTGGGTTCAGGCCGCACTGGCCGATCAGGAAACCCTGCTGATCGACCACAAGAACTGCGAGTTCAAGGCTGCCAGCACCGCGCTGAGCCTGATTGCCAAGTACCATTCCCACGTCGACCTGATCAACATGATGTCGCGCCTGGCCCGGGAAGAACTGGTGCACCACGAACAAGTCATGCGCATCATGAAGCGCCGCAAGATCGAACTGCGTCAGCTGCATGCCGGGCGTTACGCTTCGGGCCTGCGCAAAGTGGTGCGCAGCCACGAACCGGTGAAACTGGTCGACACACTGGTGGTCGGGGCCTTTATCGAAGCGCGCAGTTGCGAGCGGTTCGAAGCACTGGTACCACATTTGGACGAAGAACTCGGCAAGTTCTACTTTGGCCTGCTGAAAAGCGAGGCGCGGCACTTTCAGGGTTACCTGAAACTGGCTTACCAGTATGGCGACGCGAAGGACATCGCCCAGGTGATCGAGAAGGTTCGCGCTGCCGAGCAGGAACTGATCGAGTCGCCCGATGAAGAATTCCGTTTTCACAGTGGCGTACCGGCCGCGGCCTAA
- a CDS encoding winged helix-turn-helix domain-containing protein, translating into MDNLGFGKVLLVEDDERLATLIAHFLEQHGYEARAVHRGDLAVAAFLEFKPKVVVLDLMLPGQSGLHVCREIRSVSDTPIVILTAKEDDLDHILGLESGADDYVIKPIKPPVLLARLRALQRRQVPDSNVVSFMEFGQLSIDRSCREVRLAAEVIEMTTMEFELLWLLASAAGKILSRDDILNRMRGIAFDGLNRSVDVYISKLRNKLKDNPREPVCIKTVWGKGYLFNPFAWEL; encoded by the coding sequence ATGGATAACCTGGGTTTTGGCAAAGTCCTGCTGGTGGAAGACGATGAGCGTCTGGCCACGCTGATCGCACACTTCCTCGAACAACACGGTTACGAGGCGCGCGCGGTGCATCGCGGCGACCTGGCAGTGGCGGCCTTTCTCGAATTCAAACCGAAAGTGGTGGTGCTCGACCTGATGCTGCCGGGGCAGAGCGGTCTGCACGTGTGCCGCGAGATCCGCAGCGTGTCGGACACGCCGATCGTCATCCTGACGGCCAAGGAGGATGACCTCGACCATATTCTCGGTCTCGAATCCGGTGCCGACGATTACGTGATCAAACCGATCAAGCCACCGGTGTTGCTGGCCCGCCTGCGCGCATTGCAACGGCGACAAGTGCCGGACAGCAACGTGGTCAGCTTCATGGAGTTCGGCCAGTTGAGCATCGACCGCAGTTGCCGCGAAGTGCGTCTGGCCGCCGAGGTCATCGAAATGACCACGATGGAGTTCGAGCTGCTGTGGTTGCTGGCCAGCGCGGCGGGCAAGATCCTTTCGCGCGATGACATTCTCAACCGTATGCGCGGCATCGCCTTCGATGGCCTGAACCGCAGCGTCGACGTGTACATCAGCAAGTTGCGCAACAAACTCAAGGACAACCCCCGCGAGCCGGTGTGTATCAAGACCGTGTGGGGCAAGGGCTATCTGTTCAATCCGTTTGCGTGGGAGCTGTAG
- a CDS encoding ATP-binding protein — protein sequence MLRLFLGLFLVMTIGLVLALQTVERTFDALLDYQMQDYNREAVRGQAWTLGQQLRDLDRPAREQQLETIRPHYGLGLTLVDASELALSNEEKAELAKGLLVIRDKYNQYISAIDEGPQLLSIRLPAEPSLMPFYIASAYLMIAVLIGIVLFFWVRPHWRDLEKLRLAAERFGDNDLSVRIQLSKRSNIRDLAEHFNLMAARIEGLIANQRELTNAVSHELRTPIARLSFELDQLKQQPDASQNRELIADMYADLGELEEMVSELLTYASLERGATVIKRENIQAANWLDSVVGSVALEAEAAGVQLLIGDCRLDTVRIEPRFMARAVINLLRNAIRYAEQRVEVSLVRHGDYYEVRVNDDGPGVPVDGREKIFEPFSRLDASRDRRTGGFGLGLALVRRVSQSHGGQVEVGDSAWGGASFRMTWAHLD from the coding sequence ATGCTGCGGTTATTTCTCGGGCTGTTTCTGGTGATGACAATAGGTCTGGTGCTGGCCCTGCAAACGGTCGAGCGCACTTTTGATGCCTTGCTCGATTATCAGATGCAGGACTACAACCGTGAGGCCGTGCGCGGCCAGGCCTGGACTTTGGGCCAGCAGCTGCGCGACCTCGACAGACCGGCCCGGGAACAACAGCTGGAAACGATCCGACCGCATTACGGTTTGGGGCTGACGCTGGTCGACGCCTCTGAACTGGCTCTGAGCAACGAGGAAAAAGCCGAGCTGGCCAAAGGGCTGCTGGTGATCCGCGACAAGTACAACCAGTACATTTCTGCGATTGACGAGGGGCCGCAGTTGCTCAGCATCCGCTTGCCGGCCGAGCCGAGCCTGATGCCGTTCTACATCGCCAGTGCCTACCTGATGATTGCCGTGTTGATCGGCATCGTCCTGTTTTTCTGGGTGCGCCCGCACTGGCGCGATCTGGAAAAACTGCGCCTGGCCGCCGAGCGTTTCGGCGATAACGATCTGTCGGTGCGCATCCAGTTGTCGAAGCGTTCGAACATCCGTGATCTGGCCGAACACTTCAACCTGATGGCGGCGCGCATTGAAGGGCTGATTGCCAATCAGCGGGAACTGACCAACGCCGTGTCCCACGAGTTGCGCACGCCGATTGCGCGGCTGTCGTTTGAACTCGACCAGCTTAAGCAACAGCCGGACGCCAGCCAGAACCGCGAGCTGATTGCCGACATGTACGCCGACCTGGGCGAACTGGAAGAAATGGTCTCCGAATTGCTCACCTACGCCAGTCTCGAGCGTGGTGCCACGGTGATCAAGCGCGAGAACATCCAGGCGGCCAACTGGCTCGATAGTGTGGTCGGCAGTGTGGCGCTGGAGGCGGAAGCGGCGGGGGTGCAGTTGCTGATTGGCGATTGCCGGCTCGACACGGTGCGTATCGAACCTCGCTTCATGGCGCGGGCGGTGATCAATCTGCTGCGCAACGCGATTCGCTATGCCGAGCAGCGGGTGGAGGTGTCGCTGGTGCGCCATGGCGACTACTACGAAGTGCGGGTCAACGACGACGGGCCGGGCGTGCCGGTGGACGGCCGGGAGAAGATCTTTGAACCGTTTTCGCGGCTGGACGCGAGCCGGGATCGCCGTACCGGCGGTTTCGGTCTGGGGCTGGCGTTGGTGCGGCGGGTTTCGCAGTCCCATGGCGGGCAGGTTGAGGTCGGGGATTCGGCTTGGGGCGGGGCGTCGTTTCGCATGACCTGGGCGCATCTGGATTGA
- a CDS encoding GFA family protein gives MQLEGSCHCGEVTFSLTSAHPYPYQRCYCSICRKTQGGGGYAINLGGDATSLKVRGRKHISIYHAKMKDEGDQRAHRSSAERHFCSLCGSGLWLFSPEWPELIHPFASAIDTPLPVPPEHTHLMLGSKAPWVEIDVTAKDKQFDVYPEESIAQWHERLGLTR, from the coding sequence ATGCAACTCGAAGGCTCCTGCCATTGTGGCGAGGTCACGTTCAGTCTCACCAGCGCCCATCCCTACCCTTATCAACGCTGCTACTGCTCGATCTGTCGCAAGACTCAGGGCGGTGGCGGTTATGCGATCAACCTTGGCGGCGACGCGACCAGCCTCAAGGTGCGCGGGCGCAAACACATCAGCATTTACCACGCGAAGATGAAAGACGAAGGCGACCAGCGCGCCCATCGCAGCAGCGCCGAACGACATTTCTGTTCACTGTGCGGCAGCGGCTTGTGGCTGTTCAGCCCGGAATGGCCGGAACTGATCCACCCGTTTGCCTCGGCCATCGACACGCCGTTGCCGGTGCCCCCGGAACATACGCATCTGATGCTCGGCTCGAAAGCACCGTGGGTGGAAATCGACGTTACAGCGAAAGACAAACAGTTCGACGTCTACCCCGAAGAATCCATCGCCCAATGGCATGAACGCCTCGGTTTGACCCGCTGA
- the glsB gene encoding glutaminase B has protein sequence MQALLNEILDAVRPLIGQGKVADYIPALGTVPANQLGIAVYGNDGEMYYAGDAETPFSVQSISKVFSLVQAIEHSGEAIWERLGHEPSGQPFNSLVQLEFERGRPRNPFINAGALVICDINQSRFAAPTLSMRDFVRRLSGNPQIMIDGKVADSEYQHRARNAAMAYLMQSFGNFHNDVEAVLRSYFSHCALRMSCIDLARAFCFLANDGFCKHSGEQILSRRQTQQVNSIMATSGLYDEAGNFAYRVGLPGKSGVGGGIVAVVPGQFTVCVWSPELNAAGNSLAGMAALEMLSSRIGWSVF, from the coding sequence ATGCAAGCGCTGTTGAACGAGATCCTTGACGCTGTCCGGCCCCTGATCGGGCAGGGCAAGGTGGCTGACTATATTCCTGCCCTCGGCACCGTGCCGGCCAATCAACTGGGCATTGCCGTGTATGGCAACGACGGCGAGATGTATTACGCCGGCGACGCCGAGACGCCGTTCTCGGTGCAGAGTATTTCCAAGGTGTTCAGCCTGGTGCAGGCGATCGAGCATTCCGGCGAGGCGATCTGGGAGCGGCTGGGTCACGAACCGTCCGGCCAGCCGTTCAATTCCCTGGTGCAACTGGAGTTCGAACGCGGTCGGCCGCGTAACCCGTTCATCAACGCCGGTGCGCTGGTGATCTGCGACATCAATCAGTCGCGCTTCGCTGCGCCGACCCTGTCGATGCGCGATTTTGTCCGGCGCCTGTCGGGCAATCCGCAAATCATGATCGACGGCAAAGTCGCCGATTCCGAATACCAGCACCGTGCGCGCAACGCGGCGATGGCGTATTTGATGCAATCGTTCGGCAACTTCCACAACGACGTCGAAGCGGTGCTGCGCAGCTACTTCAGCCATTGCGCGCTGCGTATGAGCTGCATTGATCTGGCCCGGGCGTTCTGCTTCCTGGCCAACGACGGGTTCTGCAAGCACAGCGGCGAACAGATCCTCAGTCGGCGCCAGACCCAGCAGGTCAACTCGATCATGGCCACCAGCGGTTTGTACGACGAAGCCGGCAACTTCGCCTATCGCGTCGGTTTGCCGGGCAAGAGCGGGGTGGGCGGCGGGATCGTCGCGGTGGTGCCGGGGCAGTTCACGGTGTGCGTGTGGTCACCGGAGTTGAATGCAGCCGGCAACTCGCTGGCAGGGATGGCGGCACTGGAGATGCTCAGCTCAAGAATTGGCTGGTCGGTGTTCTGA
- a CDS encoding aldehyde dehydrogenase family protein, with protein sequence MSLALERLVAGTPIPFAGNRVTVVSPELAERFRPGDHLLVEQVSGELLLIPVADQQAAAVAIERAAAAFAALSAVSDEAISQFFDLFAQRLETPQCWAQIESANRADIERARARGRSTTRLLADERMRRDMIAGLRAWRDAAPTRGKVISSVEHDGWKVEQVVSPLGIVAFVFEGRPNVFADAAGVLRTGNTAVLRIGSDALGTAQAIVTHALNPALSDAGLPAGAVSLVESVNHAAGWAMFADRRLSLAVARGSGRAVSQLGSIAQQAGTAVSLHGTGGAWLVADREADAGRFAAVVRNSLDRKVCNTLNVCLIQRERAAELVPLFLDALKQAGTARGQGCKLHIVEGSEACLPGEWQNATVEVYRAEGLQTEALAEPLAEAELGREWEWEETPEVSLMIVDDLDQAIDLFNRYSPQFTVSLISEDALAQERFYNAVNAPFVGNGITRWVDGQYALNKPELGLSNWESGRLFARSAILSGDGVFTVRSRMSQTDLDVKR encoded by the coding sequence ATGTCTCTCGCGCTCGAACGTCTGGTCGCTGGCACCCCGATTCCTTTCGCTGGTAACCGCGTCACCGTGGTCAGCCCCGAACTGGCGGAGCGCTTTCGACCCGGCGATCACCTGCTGGTGGAGCAGGTGAGTGGCGAGCTGTTACTGATTCCCGTGGCTGACCAACAAGCCGCCGCGGTGGCGATCGAGCGTGCGGCTGCGGCGTTTGCCGCGCTGTCGGCGGTGTCCGACGAAGCGATCAGTCAGTTTTTCGATCTGTTCGCGCAGCGTCTGGAAACCCCGCAATGCTGGGCGCAGATCGAATCCGCCAACCGTGCCGACATCGAACGGGCCAGGGCGCGCGGACGTTCCACCACACGCTTGCTGGCCGATGAGCGCATGCGTCGCGACATGATCGCTGGCCTGCGTGCCTGGCGCGATGCCGCACCTACCCGGGGCAAAGTCATCAGCAGCGTTGAACACGACGGCTGGAAGGTCGAGCAAGTGGTTTCGCCGTTGGGCATCGTCGCGTTTGTCTTTGAAGGCCGGCCGAACGTATTCGCCGACGCCGCCGGTGTCTTGCGCACTGGCAACACCGCCGTGCTGCGCATTGGCAGCGATGCGTTGGGCACCGCGCAAGCCATCGTCACTCATGCGTTGAACCCGGCACTGTCCGATGCCGGTCTGCCGGCTGGTGCGGTGTCGTTGGTGGAAAGTGTCAATCATGCCGCCGGTTGGGCGATGTTCGCTGACCGGCGTTTGTCGCTGGCCGTCGCGCGTGGTTCGGGTCGTGCGGTCAGTCAACTGGGCAGCATCGCCCAGCAGGCCGGCACCGCCGTCAGCCTGCACGGCACCGGTGGCGCGTGGCTGGTGGCCGACCGTGAAGCTGACGCCGGGCGTTTTGCGGCGGTGGTGCGCAACTCGCTGGATCGCAAAGTGTGTAACACCCTGAACGTGTGCCTGATTCAACGTGAACGTGCCGCTGAACTGGTGCCGCTGTTCCTCGATGCACTGAAGCAGGCGGGCACCGCGCGCGGGCAGGGCTGCAAATTGCACATCGTCGAAGGCAGCGAAGCTTGCTTGCCAGGCGAATGGCAGAACGCGACGGTCGAGGTCTATCGCGCCGAAGGTTTGCAGACCGAAGCACTGGCCGAACCGCTGGCGGAAGCCGAGTTGGGCCGCGAGTGGGAGTGGGAAGAAACCCCGGAAGTCAGCTTGATGATCGTCGACGATCTGGATCAGGCGATTGATCTGTTCAACCGCTACAGTCCGCAGTTCACCGTGTCGCTGATCAGTGAGGATGCGCTGGCTCAAGAGCGGTTTTACAACGCGGTCAACGCGCCTTTCGTAGGCAACGGCATTACCCGTTGGGTGGATGGGCAGTACGCGTTGAACAAGCCGGAGCTGGGCCTTTCGAACTGGGAGAGCGGCCGGTTGTTTGCCCGCAGTGCGATTTTGTCTGGCGATGGTGTGTTCACCGTACGTAGCCGCATGAGCCAGACCGACCTCGATGTGAAGCGCTAA
- a CDS encoding carbonic anhydrase, with the protein MKNLIDGFLKFQNEAFPQRTELFKHLATTQQPGTLFITCSDSRVVPELLTQQEPGELFVIRNAGNIVPSYSPHPGGVSATVEYAVAVLGVTDIVICGHSDCGAMTAIAQCKCMDHLPAVSGWLQHAESAKVVNEARPHANDAAKLSSMVRENVIAQLANIQTHPSVRLAQEKGLLNLHGWVYDIETGSIDALSSDRRTFVPLAEQPATCAVHAQATHAA; encoded by the coding sequence ATGAAAAACCTGATTGATGGTTTCCTGAAATTCCAGAACGAAGCGTTCCCGCAACGTACCGAACTGTTCAAACACCTGGCGACCACGCAACAGCCGGGCACATTGTTCATCACTTGTTCCGACAGTCGTGTCGTGCCGGAACTGCTGACCCAACAAGAACCTGGCGAGCTGTTCGTGATCCGCAATGCCGGCAATATCGTACCGTCCTACAGCCCGCATCCGGGCGGGGTGTCGGCGACGGTGGAGTATGCGGTGGCGGTGCTGGGTGTGACGGACATTGTGATCTGCGGACATTCGGACTGCGGTGCAATGACCGCGATTGCCCAGTGCAAATGCATGGATCACCTGCCCGCTGTGAGCGGCTGGCTGCAGCATGCCGAGTCGGCCAAAGTGGTCAACGAAGCACGGCCCCATGCCAACGACGCGGCGAAGTTGAGTTCGATGGTGCGCGAGAACGTGATCGCGCAACTGGCGAATATCCAGACCCACCCGAGCGTGCGTCTGGCCCAGGAGAAAGGCCTGTTGAATCTGCATGGCTGGGTGTACGACATCGAGACAGGCTCGATTGATGCGCTGTCCTCGGATCGTCGCACCTTCGTGCCGCTGGCCGAGCAACCAGCGACTTGCGCGGTGCACGCTCAAGCCACCCACGCTGCCTGA
- a CDS encoding DUF2790 domain-containing protein produces the protein MQKILLTLALIGGLSAQAFAADEVVAYRYGMPLDIAQVLSITPVADVCGVVPVEMTYLDSNGGKHILQYSEFGSGCSN, from the coding sequence ATGCAAAAAATCCTGTTGACCCTGGCCCTGATCGGCGGCCTGTCCGCCCAGGCATTTGCCGCTGACGAAGTTGTCGCCTACCGCTACGGCATGCCACTGGACATCGCCCAGGTGCTGAGCATTACCCCGGTTGCCGACGTTTGTGGTGTGGTGCCGGTAGAGATGACGTATCTGGACAGCAACGGCGGCAAACACATTCTTCAATACAGCGAATTCGGCAGCGGTTGCTCGAACTAA